The following is a genomic window from Pseudothermotoga thermarum DSM 5069.
GATCGACGTGAGAACTGTGGGAAGTGGAAATGTTGGCGGAACAAACGCTTTGCGAGCGGCAGGGCCAGTTATCGGTTTTTCCTGTATGATACTGGATGCGCTAAAAGCCTTCATCCCTGTGCTTGTTTTTTCAAAGCTGAGTGGGATGGATCCTAAAGTAGTTGGAATTGCAGCAATAGCGGCCGTTCTGGGACACGATTTTCCAATTTTTTTGAAATTCAAAGGTGGTAAGGGTGTGGCAAGTACGACTGGTGTGATGTTCGCAATATGTTACCCATGTGGGTTTGTTTTCCTTGCAGTTTGGCTTTTGATTGTTTTGACAACCAAATTTGTTTCGCTAGGTTCAATAATAGGTCTTTACACAGCTTCTTTAGTTGGCTTTTTCTTCAACACAAACTTTGGTGTTCTGTTTTTAATACTCGCCACCATTTCAACCGTTAGACATTCGGATAACGTTGAAAGGCTTCTTCACGGTACAGAGAGAAAAACCGATCTTTTGGCGTTTTTGAAGAAGAGGCGACCTTCTTGAGGAAGTTCTTTGTATTTTTGACGGTTTTGCTTTTTGTGACAGCCTTTGGAATCATCACTGAGGAACAAGCAAGGGAATATTTTTCAAAAGCCCTTATGGCTTGGTATGAGGGAGATGTGAAAAGGGCAAAGGAACTTATGGAAACGGCCACATCTGGACTTATCTACGTCACCGATATACCAGATTTTTGGTACTTCATGGCAAAGATAGACATAGATATGAGAGCAATTCAAAAAGCTCAAGAGGATTTAAAAACTATCTTGGTGATAAGTCCAGGAAAAGATGAAGTATTATCCCTGTTGAAGGAAATCGACATCCTTCAGCGTGAATTCACTTTTACAAAGCCTGTGGTTTTGGAAAAGTTACTCTCAGCATCCGGATTTTCACACGGCATAGAGTACTTCTACTCTCCAACGGCGGCTGT
Proteins encoded in this region:
- the plsY gene encoding glycerol-3-phosphate 1-O-acyltransferase PlsY, which translates into the protein MIHLLAGLICYLCGSIPFSYLLPKLKKIDVRTVGSGNVGGTNALRAAGPVIGFSCMILDALKAFIPVLVFSKLSGMDPKVVGIAAIAAVLGHDFPIFLKFKGGKGVASTTGVMFAICYPCGFVFLAVWLLIVLTTKFVSLGSIIGLYTASLVGFFFNTNFGVLFLILATISTVRHSDNVERLLHGTERKTDLLAFLKKRRPS